In Solanum pennellii chromosome 7, SPENNV200, the following are encoded in one genomic region:
- the LOC107024118 gene encoding uncharacterized protein LOC107024118, which produces MSQKASNSPLMANRDDFINPNTSSPVTVSDADSFLLDSSQIGSASGSFQNEGFLSGADGGGGAAADAEFGFSRPDFRQTQLVGTVDFYERHVFLCYKNPQVWPPRIEAAEFDRLPRLLAAALTARKNDVKKQTRLTICEGHDGTETSNGDVLIFPDMIRYRRLTHFDVDTFVEEVLVKDGEWLPGNPEALTGWYIFVCCHGSRDRRCGVCGPAIVSRLLEEIESNGLQGKVSVSPCSHIGGHKFAGNVIIYGRNTHKEVSGHWYGYVTPDDVPQLLEQHVAKGEIVDWLWRGQMGLSEDEQKASQQHRLSINGGTDMDRGTINSNDVGIRTCGSQLEGMGCCQANGNVSCCQTTQPPVDADNFNLNQENAEFTTEKKSSFKRQVSRSSSGKGTRSRKVCSMPTWYESWEREDTYAVLAVVGAAISVAYAFNCYRQLK; this is translated from the exons ATGAGTCAAAAAGCTTCAAATTCACCGTTAATGGCGAACAGAGACGATTTCATAAACCCTAACACTTCTTCTCCTGTTACTGTTTCCGATGCCGACAGCTTCCTTCTAGATTCTTCTCAGATCGGTAGTGCTTCTGGAAGCTTCCAGAACGAGGGTTTTCTCTCCGGTGCTGATGGCGGCGGCGGCGCCGCTGCTGATGCTGAGTTTGGTTTCTCCCGTCCTGATTTTCGCCAGACGCAGCTTGTTGGTACTGTTGATTTCTATGAACGTCACGTGTTCCTTTGCTATAAGAATCCTCAAGTTTGGCCTCCTCGTATTGAGGCTGCTGAGTTTGATCGATTGCCTAGGCTTCTTGCTGCTGCTCTTACCGCTCGGAAGAATGATGTTAAGAAACAG ACTCGGTTGACAATATGTGAAGGGCATGATGGAACTGAGACATCGAATGGGGATGTGTTGATCTTTCCGGACATGATCAGATACAG GAGATTGACTCATTTTGATGTTGACACATTTGTTGAGGAGGTGCTTGTGAAGGATGGTGAATGGTTGCCTGGAAATCCTGAAGCTCTGACTGGATGGTACATATTTGTGTGTTGTCATGGTTCAAGAGATCGTCGATGTGGTGTTTGTGGACCAGCTATAGTTAGTAGACTTTTGGAGGAAATAGAATCAAATGGTCTTCAAGGAAAAGTATCTGTTAGTCCATGCTCACACATCGGGGGGCACAAGTTTGCTGGAAATGTGATCATATATGGACGAAACACTCACAAGGAAGTCTCCGGACACTG GTATGGCTATGTTACACCTGATGATGTACCACAGTTGCTTGAACAGCATGTTGCTAAAGGAGAGATTGTTGATTGGTTGTGGAG GGGCCAGATGGGGCTATCTGAAGATGAACAGAAAGCATCCCAACAACATAGGCTCAGCATTAATGGTGGAACAGATATGGACAGAGGCACCATAAACTCAAATGATGTTGGTATTCGCACATGTGGATCCCAATTAGAGGGTATGGGCTGTTGCCAGGCAAATGGAAATGTCTCATGTTGTCAGACCACTCAACCACCAGTTGATGCAGACAATTTCAATCTCAACCAAGAGAACGCTGAGTTTACAACTGAAAAGAAGAGCAGCTTCAAGAGACAAGTTTCTCGAAGTAGCAGTGGCAAAGGGACTCGTTCTCGCAAGGTGTGCTCAATGCCTACTTGGTACGAGAGCTGGGAGCGTGAAGATACGTATGCAGTTCTTGCTGTTGTTGGTGCTGCCATATCAGTTGCCTATGCCTTCAACTGCTACAGACAGCTgaagtaa
- the LOC107026528 gene encoding SEC14 cytosolic factor → MVCITEDMIKQLQTSMDEIAEPLQKTFQNVYQGYRTETLVRFLKARDGSVSKAHKMLVDCLNWRIDNEIDQILAKPIVPTDFYRGVRDTQLVGMSGYTREGLPVVAVGVGLSTYDKASIHYYIQSHIQMNEYRDRIILPSASKKFGRYIGTCVKVLDMTGLKLSALNQIKLLTAISTIDDLNYPEKTDTYYIVNAPYIFSACWKVVRPLLQERTKKKVQVLSGSGKDELLKIMDYASLPHFCKREGSGSSKHGRNGTNDNCFSFDHAFHQQLYDYTKQQALALEAVAPSKEGSVHVTLPEPDPDDAKIAETIESTFQRMGEKNGICQSFHEIKINGD, encoded by the exons ATGGTGTGTATAACTGAAGATATGATTAAGCAATTGCAGACTTCAATGGATGAAA tTGCTGAGCCACTTCAGAAAACTTTCCAG AATGTATATCAGGGGTACCGAACTGAGACATTGGTAAGGTTTCTCAAAGCTAGGGATGGCAGTGTGTCTAAAGCACACAAGATG CTTGTTGATTGTTTAAATTGGAGGATAGACAATGAGATCGATCAGATACTTGCA AAGCCAATTGTACCCACTGATTTTTATAGAGGAGTGAGGGACACTCAGCTTGTGGGGATGTCTGGATATACAAGAGAG GGTCTTCCCGTCGTTGCTGTTGGAGTAGGCCTCAGCACATATGACAAAGCATCG ATTCACTACTATATTCAATCACATATTCAAATGAATGAATACCGTGACCGTATAATATTG CCTTCTGCATCAAAGAAATTTGGGCGGTATATCGGGACCTGTGTTAAGGTTTTGGACATGACTGGTCTAAAGCTTTCTGCGCTAAACCAAATTAAG CTCTTAACTGCTATATCTACCATTGATGACCTAAATTATCCTGAGAAGACAGATACATATTACATTGTTAATGCTCCATACATATTCTCAGCCTGCTGGAAG GTTGTGAGACCTCTTTTACAAGAAAGAACTAAAAAGAAAGTCCAAGTGCTCTCCGGCTCGGGAAAAGATGAACTGTTGAAG ATAATGGATTATGCATCGCTACCACACTTTTGTAAAAGAGAAGGCTCGGGTTCATCTAAGCATGGTAGAAATGGTACAAATGATAACTGTTTCTCCTTCGATCACGCTTTTCATCAGCAACTCTATGATTATACTAAGCAACAAGCTCTAGCATTAGAGGCTGTAGCACCAAGCAAAGAAGGATCTGTCCATGTGACCTTACCTGAGCCTGATCCAGATGATGCAAAGATTGCTGAAACAATTGAATCCACATTCCAGAGAATGGGGGAGAAAAACGGAATTTGTCAATCATTTCATGAAATAAAGATCAATGGCGATTGA
- the LOC107025980 gene encoding WEB family protein At5g55860, with amino-acid sequence MVSKDRKKPTGSPKVQVGEIDTSAPFQSVKDAVNLFGEGAFSGEKPAIRKARPQSAERVLAKETRLHLAQKELNKLKDQLKNAETTRAQALTELERAKRTVDDLTKKLKIVCESKDLAVKATDAAKSQVNQLEAPNDGSVMGKDGSWKVDLETAREKYMAEIADLDKAKQELRKIRQDCNTFMEEKAGAIEQAAEAERTAKANMERASELSKEIAAAHESVDQLKLACVQEREEEAKIYAEKDVQKQSYKAKLEESAEKLLALKKETDADLAKSLEAQLAETMSEIEALRKEMDSAKSSDLDKVKVVTAELDDAKESLRKVAEEESTLQTLVETLKLDLENIKKEHSDLKEKEAETESLAGGLHVKLRKAKFELEVAVAEEAKARGASEEMISTLHQLILETENAKLEAEEMKMQAEELKKEAEASRMALEEAEKKLKVAMEEAEEAKSAEAEARDQIKILSEKTTAARSSTSESGARITLSRDEFDSLSRKVEELDNLAEIRVGAAMAQVEAVKASENEALKKLEATQKEIDDIKTATQEALKKAEMAEAAKKAVEGELRRWREREQKKAAEAASRILAETHMNYRSSPQSYAVQKEKPSEKFMESHVKMHSPVETKKQNTQENIMETRKLQKAKTSVSKKKVLMPSISGIFHKKKNQVEGDSPSYLPGEKPVW; translated from the exons ATGGTTTCAAAAGACCGTAAGAAACCTACTGGATCTCCAAAAGTACAAGTTGGGGAAATAGATACAAGTGCACCATTTCAGTCTGTCAAAGATGCTGTTAACTTGTTTGGGGAAGGTGCATTCTCAGGGGAAAAACCTGCAATCAGGAAGGCAAGACCTCAGTCCGCAGAG AGGGTACTGGCAAAGGAAACACGGCTTCACTTAGCCCAGAAAGAGCTGAACAAGTTGAAGGATCAGTTGAAAAATGCAGAAACCACTAGAGCTCAAGCACTTACTGAGCTCGAAAGGGCAAAACGGACTGTTGATGACCTCACGAAAAAGCTTAAAATTGTTTGCGAGTCAAAGGATTTGGCTGTCAAGGCAACTGACGCAGCAAAGAGTCAGGTGAACCAACTTGAAGCACCAAATGATGGTTCTGTTATGGGGAAGGATGGTTCTTGGAAAGTGGATCTGGAAACTGCAAGAGAAAAGTATATGGCTGAAATAGCTGATCTTGATAAAGCAAAACAAGAGCTGAGGAAAATCCGCCAGGATTGTAATACATTTATGGAAGAAAAAGCTGGCGCTATTGAGCAGGCAGCAGAAGCTGAGCGTACTGCCAAAGCAAATATGGAAAGAGCTAGTGAGCTTTCCAAGGAAATAGCAGCTGCCCATGAGTCGGTTGATCAACTAAAACTTGCCTGTGTGCAGGAGCGGGAAGAGGAAGCAAAGATTTATGCTGAAAAGGATGTCCAGAAGCAGTCCTACAAGGCTAAACTTGAAGAGTCAGCAGAGAAGTTACTTGCTTTGAAGAAAGAAACTGATGCGGATTTAGCCAAGAGTCTTGAAGCACAGTTAGCTGAAACAATGTCTGAAATTGAAGCTTTGAGGAAAGAAATGGACAGTGCGAAGTCTTCTGACCTTGATAAGGTGAAAGTTGTCACTGCAGAGCTGGATGATGCTAAGGAATCACTACGTAAGGTCGCAGAAGAAGAGAGTACTCTTCAAACCTTGGTGGAGACCCTTAAACTGGACCTGGAGAACATCAAGAAAGAACATTCTGATCTGAAGGAAAAGGAGGCAGAGACGGAATCACTTGCAGGGGGTCTGCATGTCAAGCTCCGTAAAGCCAAATTCGAGCTTGAAGTAGCTGTTGCAGAAGAAGCCAAAGCAAGAGGTGCTTCTGAAGAAATGATCTCTACTCTCCACCAGCTGATCTTGGAGACTGAAAACGCAAAGCTTGAAGCTGAAGAGATGAAAATGCAAGCAGAAGAGTTAAAGAAAGAAGCTGAAGCCTCTAGAATGGCGCTTGAAGAAGCAGAAAAGAAGCTTAAAGTGGCGATGGAAGAAGCTGAAGAAGCAAAATCAGCTGAGGCTGAGGCTCGTGATCAAATTAAGATTTTATCTGAAAAAACCACAGCTGCACGATCCTCAACTTCTGAGTCTGGTGCTCGTATTACTTTATCAAGAGACGAGTTTGACTCATTGAGCCGTAAAGTTGAAGAACTTGATAATTTAGCAGAAATAAGAGTGGGAGCCGCAATGGCTCAGGTAGAGGCCGTGAAAGCAAGTGAGAATGAGGCCCTCAAGAAGTTGGAGGCTACTCAAAAGGAGATTGATGATATAAAAACCGCTACTCAGGAAGCCTTGAAGAAGGCAGAGATGGCAGAAGCTGCCAAGAAGGCCGTAGAAGGGGAGCTTAGAAGGTGGCGAGAACGTGAGCAAAAGAAGGCAGCTGAGGCAGCTTCTCGTATTCTTGCTGAAACACATATGAACTACAGATCTTCTCCTCAAAGTTACGCAGTTCAGAAGGAGAAACCATCTGAGAAATTCATGGAATCACATGTAAAGATGCACTCACCCGTTGAAACCAAGAAGCAAAACACACAAGAGAACATAATGGAAACGCGCAAGTTGCAGAAAGCAAAGACATCAGTGTCAAAGAAGAAAGTACTGATGCCTAGTATCAGTGGCATTTTCCACAAGAAGAAAAACCAAGTAGAGGGAGATTCTCCATCATATCTGCCTGGAGAGAAACCTGTTTGGTAA